CGCAGCCACCCCTGAAGGGATCACCATTTCGGAGGAACTGTTGGGTGAGCATCCCTTCACCAGCTATATCCACGCGGCGGGCAACGATCTGGTGGTTCCGGCCCGCTACCGCCACGCAGTGGAAGCGCTTATGGAACGGGACGAGGTCCAGGCCGCTATCCCTAATGACGGCCTTTTCCTCTGGAGCAACCGTGCCGAGCCCATGCGCGGCACCGGCACCGACGAGGAGTTCTACAATCTTTACTACCTCTATCGCGAGCCCGGTCTGACCGGCGGCGTGATCACCGCGGCTAAGGCTAACCTCGGCTCTCTCGGAAGTACGGCCGCCAACCAGCCGGTAGTCAACGTGGACATGAACAACGATGGCACCAGAATCTGGGCCCGCCTCACTGGTGCCAATGTCGGCCGCCGGGTGGCTATCGTCCTGGACAAGAATGTCTATCTAGCACCGGTAATCCGCACCAAGATCCCCAACGGCCAGACCGTGATCGAGGGCATGGAAAGTATGGACGAAGCCAAACTGGTCGCCATCGTTCTGCGAGCCGGTTCCCTCCCGGCACCAGTGGATATCATTGAGGAGCGGTCTATTGGTCCCAACCTGGGCCAGGACTCCATCCAGCATGGGATCAGGGCGGCCATCATTGGCGGCCTGCTGGTGATCGCCTTCATGGTGTTCTACTACAAAGGCAGTGGATTGATCGCCACGCTGGCCCTGATTATCAATATCCTGGTGGTATTGGCAGCGCTGGCTTCCCTCAGGGCAACCCTCACCCTACCCGGCATCGCCGGCCTGATCCTCACCGTCGGGATGGCCGTGGATGCCAATGTACTCATCTTCGAGCGCATCCGGGAAGAACTGGACAAAGGTAAGTCCATCCGGGCCGCCATTGACAGCGGCTACGGCCGGGCTACCATTACCATCATCGATGCCAACGTCACTACCATTCTGGCGGCCCTGGTCCTCTTCCAGTTCGGTACCGGACCCATCAAAGGATTTGCCGTGACGCTGTTCTGGGGCATCCTGGCCTCCATGTTTACCGCCATCTTCATGACCCGCACCATTTTCATGGCCATGACTCAAAGCCCAAAAGTCAAAACCCTGAGTATCTGATCGGAGATCCCTGCGGAATATGCGCCTGCTAACGAATGTCAATATCGATTTCCTGGGTAAACGGAAAATTGCCGCTATCATCTCCGGTGTGGTCATAGCCGCCGGATTAGTCTCATTACTCGTGAAAGGGGGACCCGCCCTGGCCATTGACTTTACCGGCGGAACACTGGCCCAGCTGAAGTTCTCTACAGCAATTGATATGGGCAATATCCGGGAACGCCTGCTGGACTACGGATTCAGCAGACCCTCCCTGCAGCAGTTTGGTGCTGAGAATGAGATTCTCGTGCGGATACCCGTCGAAGAGACCGGCGAAACACTGAGCCAGCAGCTTCGGGAGGCCTTGACCGGCATGGACTTCGAAATCCGCCGACTGGAAGCCGTGGGATCGAAAATCGGCGGGGAGCTGCGGGGCAAGGCCCTGTCGTCCGTCCTGTTCGCCCTCCTGGGCATCCTGATCTACATCTCCCTGCGGTTCGATCGCTACTACGCCCTCGGAGCGGTGGTTGCCCTGGCCCACGACGTACTCATCACCCTGGGGGTATTCTCCATCCTCAACCTGGAGCTGGACCTGGCTATCATCGGCGCTTTCCTGACCATCGTGGGCTATTCCCTCAACGATACCATCGTGGTATTCGACCGCATCCGGGAAAATGTCAAGATCCACCGGAAGGCTGATTTCTTCATCACCGTGAACAAGTCGGTAAATGAGACCCTGAGTCGTACGATCATCACCTCTTTAACCACCTTTGTGGTGGTGTTGGTCTTATATTTGTCTGGCGGTGAGGTGATTAAGTACTTTGCATTCGCCCTGATCGTGGGCGTTGTGGTGGGAACTTATTCTTCCATCTATGTGGCCAGTCCCTTAATGGCCCTTCTGGAGGTCAGGGCCCAGGCCCGGGCCAGCAAGTAAGTGACTTCCCCCACCATCCTGGCCGCAGAGCCCTCACCACTCAAATTCCTGTTATCATGCCTATAACCGCAGTCATCGGAGGACAATGGGGCGACGAGGGTAAGGGTAAAATCGTCGACCTGCTCTGTGAGGACATGCAGGTGGTGGTCCGCTATCAGGGTGGTGCCAATGCCGGCCATACCGTTCAGATTGACAGCGATATTATCATCCTGCACCAGGTTCCATCTGGCATTCTCCGGCCCGATTGTATCTGCATCCTGGGCCACGGCATGGTGGTGGATCCCGTCTCCTTCGCTGACGAGCTGGACACTCTGGCCCAGCACGGCATTGACACCAAGGGTAGGATTCAGATCAGTCACGCGGCGCACATCGTCAC
This genomic window from Candidatus Neomarinimicrobiota bacterium contains:
- the secD gene encoding protein translocase subunit SecD: ELAGIKNPEQARNLIQNTALLEFNLLQDLAVARQVMLDIDETLRASGAPTELATGDSAVVPADTLEEALAAILGGTADTAATPEGITISEELLGEHPFTSYIHAAGNDLVVPARYRHAVEALMERDEVQAAIPNDGLFLWSNRAEPMRGTGTDEEFYNLYYLYREPGLTGGVITAAKANLGSLGSTAANQPVVNVDMNNDGTRIWARLTGANVGRRVAIVLDKNVYLAPVIRTKIPNGQTVIEGMESMDEAKLVAIVLRAGSLPAPVDIIEERSIGPNLGQDSIQHGIRAAIIGGLLVIAFMVFYYKGSGLIATLALIINILVVLAALASLRATLTLPGIAGLILTVGMAVDANVLIFERIREELDKGKSIRAAIDSGYGRATITIIDANVTTILAALVLFQFGTGPIKGFAVTLFWGILASMFTAIFMTRTIFMAMTQSPKVKTLSI
- the secF gene encoding protein translocase subunit SecF, yielding MRLLTNVNIDFLGKRKIAAIISGVVIAAGLVSLLVKGGPALAIDFTGGTLAQLKFSTAIDMGNIRERLLDYGFSRPSLQQFGAENEILVRIPVEETGETLSQQLREALTGMDFEIRRLEAVGSKIGGELRGKALSSVLFALLGILIYISLRFDRYYALGAVVALAHDVLITLGVFSILNLELDLAIIGAFLTIVGYSLNDTIVVFDRIRENVKIHRKADFFITVNKSVNETLSRTIITSLTTFVVVLVLYLSGGEVIKYFAFALIVGVVVGTYSSIYVASPLMALLEVRAQARASK